Proteins co-encoded in one Polyangiaceae bacterium genomic window:
- the pckA gene encoding phosphoenolpyruvate carboxykinase (ATP) has product MEHLGPVRSEYGLENHGIVNAKRVYWNLSRSVLLEEAVRRGEGHVSAAGAIVVNTGKYTGRSPNDKFIVRESFSGEKIDWGKVNREFEATKFDLLHARLSAYMQGKELYVQDCRGGAAKDHALDLRVVSTSAVHSLFARTMFLRPTKEERARHLPQFTVLHAPEFKADPTIDGTHSEAFVIVNYDKKLCLIGGTAYAGEIKKSVFSVLNYLLPLKGVFPMHASVNVGPNGDSAVFFGLSGTGKTTLSADPARELIGDDEHGWADDCVFNFEGGCYAKAIRLSQEAEPDIWQAVHSYATILENVVMDEWTRELDLDSADLTENTRAAYMLGRIRNASQSGVAGGHPKNVIMLTADAYGVLPPIARLTPAQAMYHFISGYTAKVAGTERGVTEPQATFSACFGGPFLPMHPTVYAKMLGEKLEKSGAAVWLVNTGWTGGPYGTGKRMSIQHTRAMVSAALEGKLKDVKTTPDPVFGVGIPEAVPGVPAEVLQPRNTWADKAAYDAKAKHLAGLFQENFKKFADQATDDVKAAGPKA; this is encoded by the coding sequence ATGGAGCATCTTGGCCCGGTCCGTAGCGAGTACGGCCTCGAGAACCACGGCATCGTCAACGCAAAGCGTGTGTACTGGAACCTCTCTCGCAGCGTGCTGCTCGAAGAGGCGGTTCGTCGTGGTGAAGGTCACGTCAGCGCAGCGGGCGCCATCGTGGTCAACACTGGCAAGTACACGGGACGCTCGCCCAACGACAAGTTCATCGTTCGCGAGTCTTTCAGTGGCGAGAAGATCGACTGGGGCAAGGTCAACCGTGAGTTCGAGGCGACCAAGTTCGACCTGCTCCACGCCCGTCTGTCCGCGTACATGCAGGGCAAAGAGCTCTACGTTCAAGACTGCCGTGGTGGCGCCGCCAAAGATCACGCGCTCGACCTGCGCGTCGTCAGCACCAGCGCCGTTCACTCGCTGTTCGCGCGCACCATGTTCCTGCGCCCCACCAAAGAAGAGCGCGCCAGGCATCTCCCCCAGTTCACCGTGCTTCACGCACCCGAGTTCAAGGCGGACCCCACGATTGACGGCACGCACAGCGAAGCCTTCGTGATCGTGAACTACGACAAGAAGCTCTGCTTGATTGGCGGCACTGCCTACGCCGGCGAGATCAAGAAGAGCGTGTTCAGCGTGCTCAACTACCTCTTGCCGCTCAAGGGCGTGTTTCCGATGCACGCTTCCGTGAACGTCGGGCCGAACGGTGACTCAGCGGTCTTCTTCGGTCTCAGCGGTACCGGCAAGACCACGCTGTCTGCGGATCCCGCACGTGAGCTGATTGGTGACGACGAGCACGGCTGGGCTGATGACTGCGTCTTCAACTTCGAAGGCGGCTGCTACGCCAAGGCCATCCGGCTCTCTCAAGAGGCGGAGCCAGACATCTGGCAGGCGGTTCACTCCTACGCGACGATCCTCGAGAACGTGGTGATGGATGAGTGGACGCGCGAGCTCGATCTCGACTCCGCGGACCTCACGGAGAACACGCGCGCCGCGTACATGCTCGGCCGCATCCGCAATGCCTCGCAGAGCGGCGTTGCCGGTGGTCACCCGAAGAACGTGATCATGCTCACCGCGGATGCTTACGGCGTTCTGCCGCCCATCGCGCGCCTCACGCCGGCCCAGGCGATGTACCACTTCATCTCGGGCTACACCGCTAAGGTTGCGGGTACCGAGCGCGGTGTGACGGAGCCACAGGCGACGTTCAGCGCGTGCTTCGGTGGGCCCTTCCTCCCGATGCATCCCACGGTCTACGCCAAGATGCTCGGCGAGAAGCTCGAGAAGAGCGGCGCAGCCGTGTGGCTCGTCAACACTGGCTGGACTGGTGGCCCTTACGGCACCGGCAAGCGCATGAGCATTCAGCACACCCGAGCGATGGTGAGCGCTGCCCTCGAAGGCAAGCTCAAGGACGTGAAGACGACGCCCGATCCAGTGTTCGGCGTCGGGATCCCGGAGGCCGTGCCTGGCGTGCCTGCCGAGGTGCTGCAGCCTCGCAACACCTGGGCCGACAAGGCAGCATACGACGCGAAGGCCAAGCACCTCGCAGGTCTCTTCCAAGAGAACTTCAAGAAGTTCGCTGACCAAGCGACGGACGACGTCAAGGCAGCGGGCCCCAAGGCCTGA